The following proteins are co-located in the Solanum pennellii chromosome 1, SPENNV200 genome:
- the LOC107008002 gene encoding probable enoyl-CoA hydratase 1, peroxisomal isoform X1 yields MEKSSPEKLILVTHEAGGIACITINRPHSLNSLTKSMMTDLARIFKSLDADDSVRVIILTGSGRSFCSGIDLTAAEDVFKGDFRDMETDPVFQMERCRKPIIGAVAGFAVTGGFEISLACDILVASKDAKFLDTHARFGIFPSWGLSQKLSRIIGPSRAREVSLTATPINAEQAERWGLVNYVVDRSELLNKARQIAEAIIKNNQDLVLRYKAVINDGFKHDLTRALALEKERAHEYYDGMGKDYFKKMQEFIAGRNTSKPSSKL; encoded by the exons ATGGAGAAATCATCACCGGAAAAGCTTATACTGGTTACTCACGAAGCCGGCGGGATTGCGTGTATCACAATCAACCGACCTCACTCCCTGAATTCTCTCACTAAGTCAATGATGACCGATCTTGCTCGGATTTTCAAGTCTCTGGACGCAGATGATTCGGTTCGGGTCATTATACTCACCGGATCGGGTCGATCGTTCTGCTCCGGTATTGACCTGACGGCGGCGGAAGACGTGTTTAAGGGTGACTTCAGGGATATGGAGACTGATCCGGTGTTCCAAATGGAGCGATGTAGGAAGCCAATTATTGGGGCTGTTGCTGGATTTGCTGTTACTGGCGGTTTTGAGATTTCTCTCGCTTGTGATATCTTGGTTGCCTCCAAAGATGCTAAATTTTTGGATACTCATGCTAG GTTTGGGATATTTCCTTCTTGGGGTCTATCACAGAAACTATCTCGAATTATTGGACCCAGCCGAGCTCGTGAAGTGTCCTTAACTGCAACACCTATCAACGCAGAACAGGCTGAGAGATGGGGCTTGGTAAATTATGTTGTTGACAGAAGTGAACTTTTGAACAAAGCTAGGCAAATTGCAGAAGCCATCATCAAGAACAACCAAGACTTGGTTTTGAGGTACAAGGCAGTTATCAATGATGGGTTCAAACATGACTTGACCCGAGCGCTTGCTCTTGAGAAG GAGAGGGCTCACGAGTATTATGATGGAATGGGCAAAGATTACTTTAAGAAAATGCAAGAGTTCATTGCAGGACGGAATACAAGCAAACCTTCATCAAAATTATAG
- the LOC107008002 gene encoding probable enoyl-CoA hydratase 1, peroxisomal isoform X2, which yields MEKSSPEKLILVTHEAGGIACITINRPHSLNSLTKSMMTDLARIFKSLDADDSVRVIILTGSGRSFCSGIDLTAAEDVFKGDFRDMETDPVFQMERCRKPIIGAVAGFAVTGGFEISLACDILVASKDAKFLDTHARFGIFPSWGLSQKLSRIIGPSRAREVSLTATPINAEQAERWGLVNYVVDRSELLNKARQIAEAIIKNNQDLVLRYKAVINDGFKHDLTRALALEKERAHENLYILEKEITYKLLIFFSVI from the exons ATGGAGAAATCATCACCGGAAAAGCTTATACTGGTTACTCACGAAGCCGGCGGGATTGCGTGTATCACAATCAACCGACCTCACTCCCTGAATTCTCTCACTAAGTCAATGATGACCGATCTTGCTCGGATTTTCAAGTCTCTGGACGCAGATGATTCGGTTCGGGTCATTATACTCACCGGATCGGGTCGATCGTTCTGCTCCGGTATTGACCTGACGGCGGCGGAAGACGTGTTTAAGGGTGACTTCAGGGATATGGAGACTGATCCGGTGTTCCAAATGGAGCGATGTAGGAAGCCAATTATTGGGGCTGTTGCTGGATTTGCTGTTACTGGCGGTTTTGAGATTTCTCTCGCTTGTGATATCTTGGTTGCCTCCAAAGATGCTAAATTTTTGGATACTCATGCTAG GTTTGGGATATTTCCTTCTTGGGGTCTATCACAGAAACTATCTCGAATTATTGGACCCAGCCGAGCTCGTGAAGTGTCCTTAACTGCAACACCTATCAACGCAGAACAGGCTGAGAGATGGGGCTTGGTAAATTATGTTGTTGACAGAAGTGAACTTTTGAACAAAGCTAGGCAAATTGCAGAAGCCATCATCAAGAACAACCAAGACTTGGTTTTGAGGTACAAGGCAGTTATCAATGATGGGTTCAAACATGACTTGACCCGAGCGCTTGCTCTTGAGAAG GAGAGGGCTCACGAGAATCTTTATATattggaaaaagaaataacTTATAAATTGCTCATTTTCTTCTCAGTGATCTGA
- the LOC107023309 gene encoding protein DELETION OF SUV3 SUPPRESSOR 1(I)-like, whose translation MEDSEWEDKEKGKEVTQQWEDDWDDDDVNDDFSLQLRKELEINTEKK comes from the exons atggaag attcagAGTGGGAGGACAAAGAGAAAGGCAAAGAAGTAACCCAACAATGGGAAGATGATtgggatgatgatgatgtgaaCGATGACTTCTCTCTGCAGCTCAGAAAGGAATTGGAAATCAACACTGAGAAGAAATGA
- the LOC107023325 gene encoding uncharacterized protein LOC107023325 — protein sequence MNNHETRSTRAAPLPEANVAEARDQSKDKRDNHRGYDNPKKRGKDKRRYNSRRGDGHNKREYNISSQNNPSESNCHRCGMKGHQKSECRTSEHFVKLYKNFFKRKGNKGDASSSNARAESHLTLRDDDKSRII from the coding sequence atgaataatcaTGAAACTCGTTCTACTAGAGCTGCTCCATTACCGGAAGCAAATGTTGCAGAAGCACGTGATCAATCTAAAGACAAAAGAGATAATCATCGGGGCTATGATAATCCAAAGAAACGTGGCAAAGATAAGAGACGGTACAACAGTCGTCGAGGTGATGGTCATAATAAAAGGGAGTACAACATAAGTTCTCAAAATAACCCCTCCGAAAGTAATTGTCATCGTTGTGGCATGAAAGGCCATCAGAAGAGTGAATGTCGCACATCTGAGCATTTTGTCAAGCTCtacaaaaatttctttaaaagaaaaggaaataaaggtgATGCCTCCTCTTCGAATGCTCGAGCCGAGTCACATTTGACTCTTAGAGATGATGATAAATCGAGAATAATTTAG
- the LOC107023334 gene encoding GDSL esterase/lipase At4g16230-like, whose translation MDNLSYYMLVILGVVLHNLMFCLAENVTANFVFGDSLVDVGNNNYIPSLSKANFYPNGIDFGRPTGRYTNGRTIVDIIGQEMGFNFTPPYLAPTTSGPIVLQGVNYASGGGGILNGTGKIFGGRINMDAQLDNFANTKQYIITRLGEAAAMKLLENALFSVTMGSNDFLNNYLTPVLSTAKQLTVPPKKFVGAVIFKYKIQLTRLYNMGARKIVVVNVGPIGCIPYQREINPSSGDKCVDFPNGLAQLFNNQLRSLVTQLNSKLVGSKFVYADVYEIVQDIIQNYSSYGFESANSACCSGGGRFGGIIPCGPSSKICEDRSKYVFWDPYHPTDAANMVVAKRLLDGKSAEIWPMNVRQLLASS comes from the exons ATGgataatttatcatattatatgttGGTCATTTTAGGAGTTGTGTTACATAACTTAATGTTCTGTTTGGCAGAAAATGTAACTGCTAATTTTGTGTTTGGAGATTCATTAGTTGATGTAGGTAACAATAACTATATTCCTTCTCTTTCAAAAGCAAATTTCTACCCAAATGGTATTGATTTTGGGCGTCCAACAGGAAGATATACAAATGGAAGAACTATAGTTGACATTATAG GTCAGGAAATGGGATTTAATTTTACACCTCCATACTTAGCACCAACAACATCCGGGCCAATCGTTCTGCAAGGTGTCAATTATGCTTCTGGTGGAGGTGGCATTCTTAATGGCACGGGCAAAATTTTC GGTGGGAGGATCAACATGGATGCTCAATTAGACAACTTTGCAAACACAAAACAGTACATAATCACAAGATTAGGAGAAGCGGCCGCAATGAAGCTACTTGAAAATGCACTCTTCTCAGTAACAATGGGCTCAAATGATTTCCTCAACAATTATCTCACCCCTGTTTTATCCACAGCAAAGCAACTGACAGTACCTCCTAAGAAATTTGTGGGAGCAGTCATATTCAAATACAAAATTCAACTAACG AGACTTTATAACATGGGAGCGAGGAAGATAGTAGTGGTAAACGTTGGACCTATTGGATGTATCCCGTACCAAAGGGAAATAAATCCATCATCTGGAGATAAGTGTGTTGATTTCCCAAATGGACTTGCACAACTGTTTAACAACCAATTGAGAAGCCTTGTGACTCAACTCAATTCCAAGCTGGTTGGATCAAAGTTTGTCTATGCAGATGTTTACGAAATTGTCCAAGATATTATTCAGAACTATTCATCTTATG GATTTGAGAGTGCAAACTCAGCTTGTTGTTCAGGTGGCGGACGATTTGGGGGCATAATTCCATGTGGTCCGTCATCTAAAATATGTGAAGATAGAAGCAAATATGTGTTCTGGGATCCATACCATCCGACTGATGCTGCAAACATGGTCGTAGCAAAACGCCTGCTCGATGGGAAATCTGCTGAAATTTGGCCTATGAATGTCAGGCAGCTCCTTGCATCTTCCtaa